A single genomic interval of bacterium harbors:
- the mraY gene encoding phospho-N-acetylmuramoyl-pentapeptide-transferase: MFNKLLQDRILNTLENTVKSLSPNNFIMVAGVAFLITFVSIIFFLKKYNCLFCTAPRAYTPENHATKKNTPTMGGIFILLGSAASTVLYAGYLDRRLQGFFLAMGCFGFVGLIDDACKIVYKKGISTLLKAMLQIMAGCAVGFFLLHFKLKPLEIHIPFFDEMDITLSPALFIAWICFVITATCNAVNLTDGLDGLASECIIPNLITALFATTLLSNDSFTTYYQLQKLELDAIFYAISSVIGALFAFLWFNTYPALIMMGDIGSLALGSVLAYFFIILNQEFLLILGGLIFVIETVSVILQVLFFKLTKKRLFKMAPLHHHFELLGLHEARIVKRASLISWACSLCSSFVFLLQFLYKKE; this comes from the coding sequence ATGTTTAACAAACTTTTGCAAGATCGCATACTAAACACCTTAGAAAACACCGTAAAATCGCTGTCTCCAAATAATTTTATAATGGTTGCAGGGGTAGCGTTTCTTATTACTTTTGTTTCAATTATCTTCTTTTTAAAAAAATATAACTGCCTATTTTGTACTGCACCTCGAGCATACACACCTGAAAATCATGCAACCAAAAAAAATACCCCCACAATGGGAGGCATCTTTATTCTGCTTGGCTCTGCGGCAAGCACCGTTTTATACGCCGGTTATCTGGACAGACGGCTGCAGGGGTTCTTTCTGGCTATGGGCTGTTTTGGGTTTGTCGGCCTGATTGATGACGCATGTAAAATCGTATACAAAAAAGGCATCTCCACATTGTTGAAAGCGATGCTACAGATAATGGCCGGCTGCGCAGTTGGATTCTTTTTACTTCATTTCAAACTCAAACCACTCGAAATACACATTCCTTTTTTTGACGAGATGGACATAACCCTTTCGCCAGCTCTTTTTATCGCGTGGATATGCTTTGTCATCACGGCCACCTGCAATGCGGTCAATCTGACCGACGGGCTTGATGGATTGGCGTCCGAATGCATTATCCCAAATTTAATCACCGCTCTTTTTGCAACAACGCTGCTTTCAAACGATAGCTTCACCACCTATTATCAACTACAAAAACTGGAGCTCGATGCTATTTTTTATGCGATCTCAAGTGTTATTGGCGCATTATTTGCTTTTTTGTGGTTCAATACCTATCCAGCACTGATTATGATGGGAGATATTGGTTCGTTGGCACTGGGGAGTGTCCTTGCGTACTTTTTTATCATACTCAACCAGGAGTTCTTGTTAATTCTGGGTGGCCTTATTTTTGTCATCGAAACCGTTTCAGTAATTTTACAAGTACTGTTTTTTAAGCTCACAAAAAAACGACTATTTAAAATGGCTCCGCTGCACCACCATTTTGAACTGCTTGGCCTGCACGAAGCGCGCATTGTCAAAAGAGCATCACTGATTTCATGGGCTTGCAGTCTATGTTCAAGCTTCGTTTTTCTGCTGCAGTTTCTCTATAAAAAAGAATAG